The window CAGAAGGATGCACGACCTGTGTAAGGTGTAAGTGTATATATCCTGTATGGGAAGCAGATCAAAACCTCATGTCCCTAAGGCCGTTTAATTGGACCTTCAACTGATAGATTCTTCAAATCTTTGCTGAGGTTGATTTTGCAACTGCCATGAACCTAGATAGTTTTTTCTCCTCTCCTCGTTTCGTTTATTCCTGGTGGTATACAAGATATAATAGACAATAAAAAGAGGGGGGAAAGTTATTGTCTTAATATATGAAGTAGAACATTGATGGAATACAGGATACTCATCTAATTGGAACATTAAACGAAGACAAGGCATAGTATAtggtgtattattttttatctcaatttgaaagtacGATTTACCAAATCTTGTCCAGCAAAAAAGAATCATATATGTcccaaaaaagttataaaaaagggTTAAAATGTGCTTAACagtttttctcttaatttcatGATGGTAAGGATCACGAGCCTTATCCTGGAACCTTAAAACACCCCGGTGGAAGAACACGGTCCACTTACCTTGGAATTTTCGCTTGAAGTGGATGACCCTGTTTCTGATGCTGCCTCAGATATTCGTGCTTCTGATTTCTCATTTGAATAGCTAAAATCAAAACAAGATTGTGTAGGGATGAGAATCCTGTTGACAATTTAATGACTATATGTAACACATTTTTAATGCTATTTTGTAGTGTGCATCCATGTATATGTCACTGTCAAAAACATCCATCCTTAAATGGGGAAAAAGTCACATGATGGTATGAGATACATAGGCATCCAAAAGGACATTAAAATCCTGCTTCTGATGGCAAAAATAGTCGTGTGAAACAATTTTATATGatatgaaaaataatcataGAAAACCTACGTTGAAAGTATTGTGACCCAGATGAGCTCCACACAGTCCACCCAAAGAAGCCTTTGTTCCACAGGAATCACACCATAAGTAATCAGATGCGCAAAAGGCCAAAGTTTCCACCCTGCCTGAAGTGAAGCATATTAGAATTAGAGATTTTAGTTGTCCAAACAGAAGAAAGTTTTCTAATCAAATAATCAggataagaatataaaatttattattatattataccaTTCTTTATCCTTGAATTGCTAGTGATTAGTTGTATTAACAGAATTTCTTCCTTAAATTTTCAACTTTTCCTTTTTAGGTTTCTTTAAGACCAAACGGGCAATCTGAAACAAGCCCATTCTCACAGTGGACATATAGCAGGTACACCACCTTCTCTAGATTGAGTAGATTCTATTTGTTCACTTTACTATATGCAAACAGAGGCATTGCATCATTAGCTCTTATTATACACACTTGCTTTCCTAGGGCCCTATGTTTGCTACAGATATATTAATTAAGAGTTGAGGGCTAAGCATATTTCACAGCCTTCTATCCAGCACCGGCTTCAAACATAGCTACAGTACTACTCAGCACATGAGCAGGAAATATGGGGTACGATCAATACAGATTGCAGCGACACTTGAAACAATATGGCATGCAGAAATAAGGCAGGTTTGTGGTTTAGTTACCTGAACAATTGAAGTAATTCATAGTTCAAGAGCAAGATACAGAGATTATACCCAAGCTTGGAAAGAGGATAGGATGCAAATACATGAAAATTTGAATCCAAGGCTCACTCTAATTACTTCCCTACTATATACCTGCCATTATAACAGTATAATGCTACAAATTTGAGCCTAAGGGTATGACATTCCAAGTACATAAGCTCAATTTTTACCTTGGCACAATTACTAACATGCTATTGATGCATCTCCATAACTTAACATTGACACTAAAGCAATGTATGCAATGAGGCACGtaattacaattacaattaaATCTGAAAACAGCgtcaagaaagaaataaaataactacTCACAGTAAGCAAGGGCAAGAATGTTGACTTCAGTTCACCATATATGTTAGTCAAAGATTCAAAACGCAACAAGCCCAAAACCACGAAGTAGATGCTATTCCAAATTGCAGACCATACAGTTTGGTCAAAAGCAACTTTAGCAGGAACAACCCACCATTCTTGGAAAGGAAAAAGAGCCTGTGGAATCATGCAAACAATTTCAGCCATTCATAGAATATAACCTAACAGTTCTAACTCAAGTAGACACAATATTCACCTCACAAAGTTGGTAGTAATAGTGAGAAAGTGATCCATGGAGAGTAAACCCAACAAGACCTGATCTGAGTACGCGTGTCCGATCAAACTCAAAAAGAGGCTTTCCTTCATAGCACTGTATATTTTGGTTAGAAATAGCTGAAATGTTGCGAAAACTCTATGCCCAAGATAAGCATTTCATGTTTTTGGGAGTAAAAAACAAACCTGAGCAATCCAGTCTCCAATTGAGTAGACAATTCCACTTATTGCCATTTTAGCCAAAACCGGGTTTGCTTTCAGAGCTTGCTCATAGGCAATCCAATTGTGTTCAGGTATATACCTTACAATCTCAAAAAGTGTCCAACCCTGAATAATAAGATCCCAGTTAGCTGTTATACAGAAAATGCACTGCAGTTCTCTTTCTTAATCACTCTATTATTAAACATCTTCCCCTCGtttctttattataataattagtgaaaagaaacttGTGCAACCAACATGAACTTGATTGCTTAACTTGAAACAATGTTTCGGCTCAAATCAACCAACTCTGTTTTTGCACGGTATGCATGAATGTATCTCAAACCATTTTCGCTTTCTGTTACATTTAACACCTCAAAAAAGGttccattttcatttctttactCTCGGTGGTGTCCCTAGATAGAATAGCATACCTAATATATATCCAAGAAACCAGACAAGATCTCTTAGAGTTTGAAGTTGAACCTAACTCAATCCCAAAAGCTAGATAATGCAATGAGAATTGCTCTTTacttatataaactattttgacTAAATCACTAATCAATGTGAGGTGTCTAACAAGCCTCCCTCCGGCCTAGTACTAGACAGTAGACATTTAGACAGGGAATTTGCAAGATAAGACATTTGTGGTAATTCGACATTGGATGGCTTGATAGACTCAACAACAATTATTAGTATAAACTCTCGTATCATCTTAGAATCTTAATTTGAATATAACTTAACACCAAAAGGTAGATCATGCGGTGATTGTTGCTCCTTACATATATACACTATATTGGCCATATCATTAATTAACCTGAGATGAATCGGATAAAATCATATTATAGACATATTAAAAAAGGCCAAAGCCACGAACTTAAAGTAAAGTAACAGTGAAGAAGCTTATTTCAAGGGGTACAAGTGAAAAGCAGCAGTtccacaataaataaataaaaaaagaggcaaaataaataaggaaaattGAAGATACTGACATGCCAGTAGTCATGGTCAATGGTGAGCAACTTGGTGACAGCGAAAGTCCCAAACCCCAAAACGATGATGGCATTGACGGTACTACTGCTTGTGAGGCGAGGAACAACAACATCTGACTCTGTGTGAGGCTCCGAAGGTTGAAATCCATCAACTTCGTTCAAACGAATTCCTCTATCTTCGGACACCGGAACTATTTCTCGATCCTCGGCGACAGAGGTGATGATACTGACACGACTTCGTTTTTGGGTTCGGCAAGAGAGGGGAGCCAAGTGGGGCTTCGACAAGGTTGATGTAAGTATGGGGAAAACAGTACAAGGAGAAGAAACAGTAGCCATGGAAGAGGTTACGAGGATTGTGTGAATTGGTTAAGCGTGTTTGAACATCAACCTTTTCCTGTTAGTCCCACACCGACGATGTGAAAGTACGAATTCATCTCTTTCTTGCCAACTCAACCCGCTCCCAGTGTATTCTAGTTctaggattttttatttttttttccctttactttaatttttatacactattagtagtaaattaagtaattaaaaatcattttaaatatcatttttcaaataactgtcaaaaaagtataataatctttaattatatgataatttatttataattagataataaagtttctaattattttttttataaaattgttttaagatattaaaaagTTTCCgccaaaattgttttttttcgaTATGAACTAAAGATAGGTATGAAAAAGTTTACGACATTGGCATTCGTAtgttaaatcaattaaattatattttattgtgatctccaaaaaaatatctaagaaaattaattaagaattttcaaaaataatgttGTGCCGTGCGGAAATGATAAGCTATATATTCATTCATGTTGTTGTGCCGTGCCGGAAATGATAAGCTATATATTCATTCATGTTGTTGTGCCGTCCCACGTTGAAAATGTGCAAAGGGCGGAGATCGTACATACAGGATAGCAGGTGTGTGACGAGTTGAATACACTATGTTTGActtgtaaaaaagaaatataatgttTAAGTTTagcttatttatttaaataaaattatttaaaagtttgaGTTTGTTTTGTTGAATATAATTCAAGATGATGATTATTCATTTTGGGGGTTTGGGACTTTCGCTTATTTTGGCTTACAACTCTAATAAACCAAATTTCATGTTCTGATCAGCAATCCATGACGATTCATGCATTTTATGTACGTGATTCCTTAACAAATTTTACTTTGTTAATTTCATGACCTTCAAATTTAGAAGCCGAGAGAGCGTACAGTGTGGATGTGGACAAATAGAAGGCAATTTGATACATTGCCTTCAAACTGAACTTCATGTATCATAAATACGTGGGGTGAAAAAAAAACGAGTTTCTGTTTattacatatgaaaaaaaaatcgggTATATCTGAA of the Glycine max cultivar Williams 82 chromosome 13, Glycine_max_v4.0, whole genome shotgun sequence genome contains:
- the LOC100789384 gene encoding protein SYM1, with the translated sequence MATVSSPCTVFPILTSTLSKPHLAPLSCRTQKRSRVSIITSVAEDREIVPVSEDRGIRLNEVDGFQPSEPHTESDVVVPRLTSSSTVNAIIVLGFGTFAVTKLLTIDHDYWHGWTLFEIVRYIPEHNWIAYEQALKANPVLAKMAISGIVYSIGDWIAQCYEGKPLFEFDRTRVLRSGLVGFTLHGSLSHYYYQLCEALFPFQEWWVVPAKVAFDQTVWSAIWNSIYFVVLGLLRFESLTNIYGELKSTFLPLLTAGWKLWPFAHLITYGVIPVEQRLLWVDCVELIWVTILSTYSNEKSEARISEAASETGSSTSSENSKE